TACCGTGAGCAGGAGCGGGACGCCAAGGCCGACGTGCGTGGGGCGCTCTACATGCCCGACGTGGACGGGGCCGACCTGAGCGGTGAAGCCCTGGCCGAAAAGCGCGAGTCCTACACCGAGACGACCACCAGCCTGGGCAACAGCGTGGCCGACGCGCTGACCGAGGCCCACGAGCTGGCGGCGGCCATGCGCCCGGCTGAACTGCGCTCAGGCTGGCGGGTGACCCTGAAGCCTCACTTCACCCGCGATGTGGAGTCCGCCCGTGTCGCCCTGCGCGAGGATTACAAGGCGGGCCTGCCGCTCTCGGCGTGGCTGTCTGGCCTTCAGAACCTCGGGGTCACCGAAGTCACCGAAGCTCACATCAACGCGGCCCTGGCGCAGGAAGAGGCGGGCACCCTGCCCCGGCCTGACGGCGCATGACCGACGCCGTGATTGACCGCATCATCCGCGAGCTGGGCAAGCGGGGCGACGACCTGGAGGCGCGGGGTCTCGCTGTGGTGCAGTACCTGTACGAGGACCTGAACCTGGCCGAGCTGATCGAGGTGCTCCGGGCGGCCACCGAACTGGACAGTCCACTGGCTCGGCTGGGGTACGCCGACGAGCTGCTCGGCATCTTCGACGACGTGGCGGCGGAGCTGGCCGAGCCGCCCGCCGGGTTGGTGCAGGCCGTGCGGAGTGCGGTCGAGTCCGGCATCACCGGCACGGCGGAGATGTTCGCCGCCTCGCAGACGGTCACCAGCGCCTTCACCGTGCCGCCCACGCTGCAACTCGAATGGATGGACGATGCCGAGCGGCGGATGCGCGAGTTCTGGGGCAACGAGCCGGCCCGCTTTCGGCAGGAAATCCACGACGCGCTTGTGGATGGACTGAAACGCGGTCAGGGCATCGACCAGATGAGCAAGCGCATCCAGGACCGGGTGGGGGTCAGCCGCTCACGGGCCTCGTTGATTGCCCGCAACGAGGTGGGCAACGCGGCGGCCTACGCCACGCAGAAGAGCCAGGCGCAGGCGGGCTGCGCGGAGTACATCTGGCGCAGCGCCAAGGACCGCCGCGTGCGGCCCGAGCACGCCAAGCGGGACGGCAAGCGCTTTTCCTGGGACGACCCGCCGCCGGACGGGCACCCCGGCGAGCCGATCAACTGC
The nucleotide sequence above comes from Deinococcus radiodurans R1 = ATCC 13939 = DSM 20539. Encoded proteins:
- a CDS encoding minor capsid protein, with protein sequence MTDAVIDRIIRELGKRGDDLEARGLAVVQYLYEDLNLAELIEVLRAATELDSPLARLGYADELLGIFDDVAAELAEPPAGLVQAVRSAVESGITGTAEMFAASQTVTSAFTVPPTLQLEWMDDAERRMREFWGNEPARFRQEIHDALVDGLKRGQGIDQMSKRIQDRVGVSRSRASLIARNEVGNAAAYATQKSQAQAGCAEYIWRSAKDRRVRPEHAKRDGKRFSWDDPPPDGHPGEPINCRCVALAVIPGE